The following DNA comes from Arthrobacter sp. SLBN-83.
ACAAAATATGCCATGTACGCGCAGAACGAACAGATCCACGTCGCCGGATGGCCCTGCCTCGGAATCCTGGGCAATGTGCCGGCGCTCAGCCCCGAATCCATCATGGCCTGCTCCCAGACATACGCCCTCGAAGGCAGCGCCTTCGTGATCACCGCCACGCAAATCATGTCCGATGACGGAGCCCTAAAGTTCCCAACAGCAGACGGAGGACCCACGCCCGTCTACACAGGCGGCGGTGGTTACGCCCGAGTGTACGGTCCGCACTCCGGCCTCATCACAGAGCCTCTGGACCCCACCGAGGAAGGCATCGTCTACGCTGACCTCGACCTGGCGGACATCGACCTTGCCAAGAACACCGTCGACCCCGCAGGCCACTACGCCCGCGCCGACGTCACGCGGCTAATCTTCGACGACACGCCCCGCACCCCGGTCATCCGTCGCAGCACCATGCCGAAGGCGCCTACACAGACCCAGTCGTCGTTTGAGGCTGACCTTCAGTGGGACGAAGCTTCAGAAGCAGAGGCTTCCGCGCATGTGTGATCCACGGCCCCTGTAAGGCACCGCTGAGCCGTCGCCTCCGCTGACGGAACAAGCAGAACTCCGAAACAGATAAGACAGGAAAACCAGCGCCCGGCCGTACTCCCAGACTTAAGGTTGCGGACATGGCCGGGCGCGGCTGTCTCGAAACCTCAGTGTCTTAAATCCCTAGCGTTTCGATGCAAAGAGGCGGCAGGCGAGACCTGGACTGACTGCCTCTTGCACCCGCGGAGGGCATCCGAAGACGACGTGTTGGGGGCCCAACTGACATCGGGCTCAAGTTGACTCGGCCTTCGATAAAGAAGACGTAAGTGTGGACACTGTCCACACCCTCTTTGGCAGGACAAACCTCGGGGCGAGACTCTTGTCGGCGCGTCGTAAGACCGACTCCGGGGGCGCTCTTTGGCGCGAATTCCGAAGTCATGTCGTCCCCGCTTCCCCAACACATGAATAGGTGCAGGTCACCCCCAGGTAACTCGAAAGAACCGGAACGAGGGAATCATATAGCGCACTTCAGCAGGCGGAATTCCCACCAGCCAGGGACTTGAACCCGCCACCAACATACCTGAACAGGCCACCGCGGCGGCCAGGCCACAGCCCGCGCACCAAGCGTCAGAGGGACGCCACCACAAGTCATGTCAACACGTTAAAGCAAAAAGCCCCTCTGACGAGGGGTTATGCGTGCCCGAGGTGGGACTCGAACCCACACACCTTTCGATACCGCATTTTGAGTGCGGCGCGTCTGCCAATTCCGCCACTCGGGCGCGGAATACGAGGAGCGATAGTACGCCCACAGCTGACTGCGAGCAACGCGATCGCTTCACGTACGCGGAATTACTCTACATGCAGATAGGCTGAATTCCAGAATCGCGCCGCCGTCGCCGCAAACGAACCCCTGCAAGCCAAGTACAGCCGCGGTGGCACCTAAGATAGTGATGTCCCGCCGTACCTTTTCAAGGAGATCCCGTGACTGAACAGACGGAGTCCAAGCCCACGTCCCAGCCGGCGCGCCGCGTCATTGTGGCAGAGGATGAAACCCTCATCCGCCTCGACATCATCGAGATCCTGCGCGGCGAAGGCTACGACGTCGTGGGCGAGGCGGACAACGGCGAGAAGGCCGTCCAGCTCGCCGAGGAACTCAAGCCGGACCTGGTCCTCATGGACGTCAAGATGCCCGTCATGGACGGCATCTCCGCTGCGGAGAAAATCGTCAAGGCCCGCATCGCCCCCGTGGTGCTGCTGACCGCCTTCAGCCAGAAGGAACTGGTGGAGCGCGCCCGCGACGCCGGCGCCATGGCGTACGTGGTCAAGCCGTTCACGCCCGCTGACCTCATCCCGGCACTGGAGATCGCCCTCTCCCGCCACGAGGAAATCAAGGCCCTCGAAAGCGAAGTTTCAGACCTGCAGGAGCAGTTCGCCACCCGCAAGCTCGTGGAACGCGCCAAGAGCCTCCTGACCACGAAGATGGGCCTGACGGAACCGGAAGCCTTCCGCTGGATCCAGAAGACCTCCATGGACCGCCGCCTCAGCATGCGCGAGGTCGCCGAGACCATCATCAACCAGGTCAATTAGCAAGGCTGGCCGGGCCCGGAGAAATTACGACGACGGCCCGGCACCAAAGTAGCGCCGTCACCAAAGACAACAGAAAAGGACCCCCGCCGAAAGTGAACTGCTCCCCGGAAGTTGGACTGAGAAATTCAGTTCCGACTTCCGGGGAGCAGTTTTATGCATGCACGTAGTTCGTTGTCTGAGATTCAGCGTGAGGCCGCTGTAGCGTGGTTTGAGAAGGGCATCGCGGATAGTGCAGCGGCGACGTTGCTGGGGGTGTCCCGCCCGCCGGTAAGGGTTCTCTATCGGCGGTGGAAGATCCATGGTCGAGGAGCGCTGGTGGCCAAGCCGACGAAACAGGTGTACTCGTTCGAATTCAAGCTCGCGCTGGTTGAACGGTTTATCGCCGGTGAGTCTGCCCCGGATCTCGCGGCGGAGGTTGGTTTGTCCTCGCCCACGCTACTGAAGACGTGGGCCCGGGCGTATCGCCGCGAGGGCCCAGACGCGTTACGTCCCAAGCCCAAGGGCAGGCCTAAGGCACCCGGTGCCCCGCAGCCGGCCGAGGTATCGGAACTGGAGCGGTTGCGGCGGGAGAACGAACGGTTGCGGGCGGAAGTGGCTTACCTGGGAAAATTGCGGGCCTTGAGGGCGCAGGAACGACGGTGAAGGTCCAAGCCCTCATCGCTCTCAAGGCTGACTTCCCGCTTCCGGTCCTGCTGCAGGCAGCAGCTCTTGCCAGGTCCACGTTCTTCTATCATCAGGCACGCATCCAAGGCCCTGATCCGCAGGAGGCCATCAAGGCCGCTGTCAGGGAAATTTTCGAGAAGAACCATGGCCGGTACGGGCACCGGCGGGTCCACACCGAGATGCTCAAGCAGGGGTGGACGGCCGCGAAAAAGACCGTGCTGAAGCTCATGCGGTCCCTGAACCTGGTGTGCAAGGTCCGGCGGAAGAAGCGTTACAACTCCTACCAGGGCGGGCAGGGCAGGGTTGCCCCGAACGTGTTGAACCGGGAGTTCGAGGCGGATGCCCCGAACCGAAAGTGGGTAACGGACGTGACGGAGTTCAGCGTCGGCGACCGTAAGCTCTATCTCTCGCCGGTCATGGATCTTTTCGACCGGCAGATCATCTCCTACTCGATCAGCCCGTCCCCGAATCTGGAGCTCACCAATAATTCGCTACGCCAGGCCCTTGCCGGCCTTGAGGATAACCAGCAGCCACTCGTGCATTCCGACCAGGGCTTCCAGTACCAGCACGTCTCATGGCGAAAACTCTTACAGGAAGCCGGCGCGAGCCAGTCCATGTCACGCAAGGGCAACTGCTACGACAACGCCGTGATGGAAAACTTCTTCGGCCACCTCAAGGAAGAGCTCTTCCATCACGTGCGATACCTCAGCACCGACGCCTTGACAGCGGCACTGCACGAATACATCCGCTGGTACAACACCCAAAGAATCTCGACAAAGCTCAAGGGCCTGAGCCCGGTGCAATACCGGACCCAGGCCCTTGCGGCTTAGGCTCTTATTTGGCCAGTCCAACTTCCGGGGACCAGTTCAAAGGCAGGGGTCCTTTTCTGTCTGAAGACTAGGCTTCTGCGGCCTGGTTCTTCTTCTTCTTTTCCGGCCAGGGGCCGAGCTTTTCGCGGTTGCTGCCGATCTCCCCACCGCGGGTGGAATCGGCGAGGTCGCCCACCTTGTGCACCTTCAGCGAGTTGGTGGAGCCGGCCTTTCCGGGAGGCGACCCGGCGGCGATGACCACCAGGTCACCGTCCTGCACCAGGCCCATCTCTTCGAGGCTGCGGTCAACCTGTGCTGTCATGGCGTCCGTGTGGTCCACCATCTGCACCAGCACCGGCTGGATGCCCCAGGTGAGGGCCATCTGGTTCCAGACCTGCTCCACCGGGGTGAAGGCGAAGACGGGCTTGATGGGCCGCAGGCGGGACAGGCGGCGGGCTGAGTCACCGGACTGCGTGAACGCACAGATGTACTTGGCGTCCAGCTGGTCGGCGATTTCGACGGCGGCACGGGTGATGGCGCCGCCACGGGTCCGGGGCTTGGTTCCCAGCGGGGGGACGCGCTCCAGGCCGTGGACCTCGGTGGACTCGATGATCCGGGCCATGGTCTTGACCGTCTCAATGGGGTACTTGCCCACGCTGGTTTCTCCGGAGAGCATGACGGCGTCGGCACCGTCGAGCACGGCGTTGGCGCAGTCGGAAGCCTCTGCACGGGTCGGGCGCGGGTTGTCGATCATGGATTCGAGCACCTGGGTAGCCACGATGACCGGCTTGGCCCAGCGGCGTGCCAGTTCCACGGCGCGCTTCTGGACGATCGGCACTTCCTCCAGCGGCAGTTCCACGCCGAGGTCGCCACGGGCCACCATGATGGCGTCGAACGCGTCGATGATCTCGGGCAGCTGGTCCACGGCCTGCGGCTTTTCGATCTTGGCGATGACCGGCACGCGGCGGCCTTCCTCATCCATGATCTCGTGCACGCGGGTGATGTCGGAGGCGTCCCGGACAAAGGAGAGCGCCACCAGGTCAACGCCGCGGCGGATGGCCCAGCGGAGGTCGTCCTCATCCTTTTCGCTCAGCGCCGGAACGTTCACGGCCACGCCCGGGAGGTTGATGCCCTTGTTGTTGGACACCATGCCGCCCACGGTCACCTCGGCAACCACCTTGACGTCGTCAACCTCAACGGCGCGCAACGCCACCTTGCCGTCGTCGATCAGCAGGGCATCGCCCACCTTGACGTCCTCGGTGAGGCTCTTCAGGGTGGTGGAGCAGATCTCCTGGGTACCGGGAACGTCCTCGGTGGTGATGGTGAAAATGTCACCGACGGCCAGCGCGTGCGGACCGTCCACGAAGCGGCCCAGGCGGATCTTGGGGCCCTGCAGGTCGGCCATGATGGCCACGGCCTTGCCGAGGTCGGACGCTGCCTTGCGGACGTTTTCGTAGGTGTTGTCATGCACGGTGTAGTCACCGTGGCTCATGTTCATGCGGGCGACGTCAACGCCGGCTTCCAGCACCGCGAGGGTGTTTTCGTAGCTGGCAATTGCCGGGCCGAACGTAGCCACAATTTTTGCGCGTCTCATATACCTACCCTATTGATCTTTTGCATTGGTTAAGTTGTCGGCGGGGTGAACCCTTGGTGCACCTCTAGAGGACGGCGATGGCCCGGTCCGTCGGCGCGACGGGCGCGGGAAGGATGGTGCTTCCCATCAGGTACTTGTCCACCGCGGCCGCGGCGGCGCGGCCCTCGGCGATGGCCCACACAATCAGGGACTGCCCGCGGCCGGCGTCACCGGCAACAAACACACCTTCGGTGTTGGTCATGTAGTAGCCGTCGCGGGCCACGTTGCCGCGGCCATCGAATTCGGCGTGTACCTGCTCGGTGATGCCGGCGGGTTCAGCGCCGGTGAAGCCGAGGGACAGGAACACCAGGTCCGCGGGAATGATCCGCTCGGTGCCGGCCTTCGGGAGGCGCTTGCCGTCGACGAACTCGGTCTCGGCCACCTTCACGCCGGTGAGCTTGCCGTTCTCGCCAACGAACTCGACGGTGGAGGCGAGGTAGGTGCGTTCGCCGCCTTCCTCGTGTGCGCTGGCCATCTCGAAGAGGGTGGGGAATGTCGGCCACGGCTGGTGGCTGGCACGCTCCGACGGCGGCTGCTTGCCGATCGCAAGCGTGGTCACCGAGGCGGCGCCATGCCGGTGCGCAGTGCCCAGGCAATCGGCACCGGTATCGCCGCCGCCCAGGATCACCACGTGCTTGCCGTGGGCGTTGATCTGGTTCTCGATGGTTTCCCCGGCCACCGCGCGGTTGGCGGGCACCAGGTAATCCATGGCGAAGTGGACGCCGTCCAGGTCACGGCCCGGGATGGGCAGGTCCCGCGGAACGGTGGCACCGGTGCACACCACGACGGCGTCGTAACGGCGGCGCAGCTGCTCCCAGGTCACGTCGGTGCCCACCGAGACGCCGGTCCGGAAGCGGGTGCCTTCGGCCTTCATCTGCTCGACGCGGCGGTCCACCTGCTCTTTTTCCATCTTGAAGTCGGGGATGCCGTAGCGCAGCAGGCCGCCGATCTTGTCGTCCCGTTCGTAGACGGCGACGGTGTGGCCCACGCGGGTGAGCTGCTGGGCGACGGCCAGGCCGGCGGGGCCGGAGCCGACCACGGCAACAGTCTTGCCGGTGAGGCGGGTGGGCGGCAGCGGGCTGACCCAGCCGTTGTCCCATGCCTCGTCGATGATCGAGACTTCCACCTGCTTGATGGTCACGGCAGGCTGGTTGATCCCCAGCACGCAGGACGCCTCGCAGGGCGCCGGGCAGAGCCGGCCGGTGAACTCGGGGAAGTTGTTCGTGGCGTGCAGCCGCTCGATAGCTTCCTCGCCCTTGTCCCGCCACATGAGGTCGTTCCACTCGGGAATGAGGTTCCCCAGGGGGCAGCCCTGGTGGCAGAACGGGATGCCGCAGTCCATGCAGCGCCCGGCCTGGGCCTTCAGCGTGCCCTTTTCCTGGGCCTCGTACACCTCTTTCCAGTCCATGATGCGCACGGGGACAGGACGGCGCGGCTGGGTTTCACGCTGGCGTACTTTCAGAAATCCGCGTGGATCAGCCACCGGTAACCTCCAGGATTCGAGACCATACTTCTTCGCCGTCGGGGTCAAGGCCCTCTTCGATGGCGTCGAGGCGGGTTTGCAGCACGGCCGCGTAGTCGCGCGGCAGCACCTTGGTGATGCGGGCAGCGGTGTCATCGAAGTTCTCGAGGAGGCGCGCCGCCAGCTGGGAGTCAGTTTCTTCCACGTGCTTGACCAGCAGGCCGTGGACAATGTCGCGGTCCTCTGCGTCCAGCTCGCGCAGCTGCAGCTCACCGGATTCCAGTGCCTGCTTGTTGACGCGGGTGGTCCGCAGGTCCAGGACGTACGCGGTTCCGCCGGACATGCCGGCGCCGAAGTTGCGCCCGGTGCGTCCAATGATCAGCGTCTGTCCGCCGGTCATGTACTCGCAGCCGTGGTCGCCAATGCCCTCAACGACGGCGGTGGCACCGGAGTTGCGGACCAGGAAGCGTTCGCCCACCTGGCCGCGCAGGAACAGCTCGCCGCTGGTGGCGCCGTAGCCGATCACGTTGCCGGCGATCACGTTGGTCTCCGCCTTGAACACGTTGGTGCGGTCCGGGCGCACGATGATCCGGCCGCCGGACAGGCCCTTGCCCACGTAGTCGTTCGAGTCGCCGAACAGCCGCAGGGTTATGCCCGCGGGCAGGAAGGCGCCCAGGGACTGGCCGGCGGTGCCGTTCAGCGTGACGTCGATGGTGTCCGTGGCCAGGACATCGGTACCAAAGGTCTTGGTGACGACGTGTCCCAGCATGGTGCCCACAGAACGGTCGGTGTTGATGACGTCCACGGTGATCTTCACCGGGCTGCGGTCCGTCAGCGCCTCGGTGGCCATGGTGATCAGGCGCTGGTCGAAGTGCTTGTCCAGCTCGTGGTTCTGGCCGGTCATGTTGCGCAGGGGCGCGTCGTCGTCGAACTCCAGGCCGTGCAGGATCGGGTCCAGGTCCAGCCCGTCGGCCTTCCAGTGGTTGATCGCTTCGCGGGTGTCCAGCACCTCGGCGTGGCCAATGGCCTCTTCGAGGCTTCGGAAACCGAGCTCGGCAAGGATCTCCCGGACTTCCTCAGCAAGGAATTCGAAGAAGTTCACCACGAACTCAGGCTTGCCGCTGAAGCGGGCACGCAGCTCCGGGTTCTGGGTGGCAACACCCACGGGGCAGGTGTCCAGGTGGCAGACGCGCATCATGATGCAGCCTTCCACCACCAGCGGGGCGGTGGCGAAGCCGAACTCCTCACCGCCCAGCAGGGCAGCGATGACAACGTCGCGGCCGGTCTTGAGCTGGCCGTCCACCTGCACCACCACGCGGTCGCGCAGGCCGTTGAGCATCAGCGTCTGCTGCGTCTCGGCGAGGCCCAGCTCCCACGGAACACCGGCGTGCTTGAGCGAGTTCAGCGGCGAGGCGCCGGTGCCGCCGTCATGTCCGGAGACAAGTACGACGTCGGCCTTCGCCTTGGTCACGCCGGACGCCACGGTGCCGATCCCGACTTCCGAGACCAGCTTTACGTGGACACGGGCCGAGGGGTTGGCGCGCTTGGCATCGTAGATGAGCTGCGCGAGGTCCTCGATGGAGTAGATGTCATGGTGCGGGGGCGGGGAGATGAGTCCGACGCCGGGGGTCGAGTGCCGGGTCCGGGCCACCCACGGGTAGACCTTCTGGGCCATCAGCTGGCCGCCTTCGCCGGGCTTGGCACCCTGCGCCATCTTGATCTGGATGTCGTCGGCGTTGGTCAGGTACAGGCTGGTCACGCCGAAACGGCCGGACGCGATCTGCTTGACCGCGGAGCGGCGCTTGGGATCCAGCAGGCGCTCAACGTCCTCGCCGCCTTCACCGGTGTTGGACTTGCCGCCCAGCTGGTTCATGGCGATGGCCAGCGTCTCGTGGGCCTCCTGTGAGATGGAGCCGTAGCTCATCGCGCCGGTGGAGAACCGCTTGACGATGCTGGAGACCGGCTCAACTTCCTCAAGGGGAACGGAGGGACGCTCGTTCTTGAACTTGAGGAGGCCGCGCAGGGTCATCAGGTTGGTGGACTGGTCGTCCACGCCCTTGGTGTACGCCTTGAAGATGTCGTAGCGGCGCTCACGCGTGGCGTGCTGCAGCCGGAAGACGGTCTCCGGGTTGAACAGGTGGGGTTCACCGTCCCGGCGCCACTGGTACTCGCCGCCGCCCAGCAGGGGCCGGTGCGGCTGCTCGATGCCGCCGTCCGGGTAGGCCATCTGGTGGCGTGCGGAAACCTCGGCCGCGATGACGTCCAGGCCCACGCCGCCCAGCTGGGAATGCGTACCGGCGAAGAACTCGTCCACCAGTTCCTGGCCCAGGCCCAGCGCCTCGAATGTCTGGGCGCCGGTGTAGGAGGCCACGGTGGAAATGCCCATCTTGGACATGATCTTCAGGACGCCCTTGCCCAGGCCCTTGATCAGGTTGTAGACGCCGTCCTGCGGGGTCACCCCGGTGACGTCGCCGGCGGCGATGAGCTGCTCCACGGATTCCATGGCCAGGTACGGGTTGACGGCGGAGGCGCCGTAGCCGATGAGCACGGCAACGTGGTGCGTTTCGCGGACGTCGCCGGCCTCGACCACGAGGGCAGTCTTGGTGCGGTTGGCGCTGCGCAGCAGGTGGTGGTGCACGGCGCTGACCAGCAGCAGCGACGGGATGGGCGCCCACTGGGCGTTGGAGTCACGGTCGGACAGCACCACGTACTGCACGCCCCGGTTGATGGCACCGGAAACCTGCTCGCAGATCTCAGTCAGCCGTGCACGCAGCGCGTTTTCGCCGCCTTCGGGGCGGTACAGGCCGCGGACCTTCATGGCCACGCGGTTGCCGTCGGCGTCCTCGATGTTGGCGATCTTGGCAAGCTGGTCGTTGTTGATCACCGGGAACGGCAGCTGGACCTGGGGCTGGCGGACCTGCTTGGTGTCCAGCAGGTTGCCGTTGGGTCCGATGGCACAGGTCAGCGAGGTGACCAGTTCTTCGCGGATGGCGTCCAGAGGCGGGTTGGTCACCTGCGCGAAGGACTGCACGAAGTAGTCGAACAGCAGGCGCGGGCGCTTGGACAGCACGGCCACGGGAGTATCGGAGCCCATTGCGCCCAGCGGCTCGGCGCCTGTGCGGGCCATGGGGCCCAGCAGGATCTTCAATTCCTCGGTGGTGTACCCGAAGGTGCGCTGGCGGATGTTGACGGAGGCAGCCGTGTGCACCACGTGCTCACGCTCGGGCAGGTCGTTGAGGTCGATCAGGTTGTCCTTGACCCACTCAGCCCACGGGTTGGCCGCGGCCACTTCGGCCTTGACCTCTTCGTCGTCGATGATGCGGCCGGCTTCGGTGTCCACCAGGAACATCTTGCCCGGGGACACGCGGCCCTTCTTGACCACCCTGGAGGGTTCGACGTCGATCACGCCCACCTCGGAGGCGAAGACGATCAGGCCGTCCTCGGTGATCCAGAAGCGGCCGGGGCGCAGGCCGTTGCGGTCCAGGGTTGCGCCGACCAGGTTGCCGTCGGTGAAGGAAACGGCGGCGGGGCCGTCCCACGGTTCCATGAGCAGCGAGTGGTACTCGTAGAAGGCGCGGCGGGCCGGATCCATGGTGGCGTGGTTCTCCCAGGCCTCCGGGATCATCATCATGATCGAGTGCGTAATGGGGCGGCCTGAGAGCCACAGCAGTTCCGCTACCTCGTCGAAGGACGCGGAGTCGGAGGCACCGGGGGTGCAGATGGGGTACAGCTCTTCCGGGGAATCACCCAGCAGCGGGTTGGCCAGCTGGGACTGGCGGGCGCGCATCCAGTTCCGGTTGCCCTTGACGGTATTGATTTCACCGTTGTGGGCGATGGTCCGGAACGGCTGTGCGAGCGGCCAGGACGGAAAGGTATTGGTGGAGAAGCGCGAGTGGACGATCGCGAGCTTGGTCTTGAACCGCTTGTCCGAAAGGTCCGGGTAGAACGGCTCCAGTTGGGCCGTGGTGAGCATGCCCTTGTAGACGATGGTCCGCGAGGACAGCGACGGGAAGTAGACGCCGAACTTGTTCTGGGCACGCTTGCGGATGCGCCAGGCGCGGGAGTCCAGCTCGTTGCGGTCCAGTTCCTCGCCGTTGGCCGATGCCAGGAAGGGCTGGGAGAAGTAGGGCATGCAGGCGCGGGCCATGGCTCCCACCAGGTCGGCGACAACAGGCACTTCACGCCAGCCAAGGACCTTCAGGCCCTCGTCGGCGGCCAGGCCCTCGATGCCGGCCTTGGCGGCGTTGGCTTCCCGCTGCTCGGCAGGCAGGAATGCAGTGCCGGCGACGTACTGGCCGGGGGCGGGCAGCTCGAACTCGGTGACGGCCCGGAAGAACTCGTCCGGAATCTGCATGAGCAGGCCTGCGCCGTCGCCGGTGCCTTCGTCTGCGCCCACGGCCCCGCGGTGTTCAAGGTTGCGCAGTGCGGTCAGTGCGGCGTCGACGATGTCGTATCCGGGCTCGCCGCGCAGGGTGGCAATAATGGCCAGTCCGCAGGCGTCCTTCTCCTGCTCCGGGTTGTACAGCCCGGCAGCCTCCGGCAAGGCTGCGAAGCGCTTGAACGGCGACAGTGCAGTCTCAGGCTGGTCCGGTTCGGACCAGCTGGGAGTGTTAAGAGTTTGGGTCATGGGAGACGTCCTTCCTCCTGATCGTGCGTATGGAAGGGACACCGTTGGCCCCACTCGTCGGCGCCGCTGCGGTGGGCACAACAAAGTGTTGATTACTGGAAATTGTAGGTCAGCGCCGCCTGCGGAACTAAAGGTTACGCAGGCCCCTGCCCAGGGCAGCGCCGGGTGCCATTTCTGATTTTCCGGACTGCCCCATGCCACGACATTGTGGTTTTTCGGGCCCTTCGAGCGGTGGCTCTGCTGCCCTTCCCGGCCGGCGCCCTACTTGACGGTGCCTGCCTCCGATGCGGGTCCGGTGGCTGTGCTGCCGGAATGACCGGCAGTCGTGGCATCCGTTCCGGGCTTCGAGCCTTCCGATGCCGCCGCGGCCTCTTCCGTGGGGTCGGAAGCGTGCCTGGAACCGCTGTGGTTATCAGGGAGATTACCACGCGAATCACTATCTGAGACAACGTCGTCCGTATCACGGACTTTATGACCGGCGCCGGAATCCGTGGCGGCTTCCGCGGCCTCTTCCGGCTCGTGGCCCCGCAGGTAAACGGTGTCCGGCTCCGGGCGGCCCTTGAGGCCCAGGAGGATGAAGGCAATCAGTGCGGCGAGGAAGACGAAGATGCTGGTCCACACGTTGAGCCGCGTGGTGATTCCGAAGATACTGATCTGCTCTGCGTCATCGATGCGCATCGCCTCGATCCATACCCGGCCCAGGGTGTAGTACATGGCGTACAGCCAGAAGAGCCTGCTCCGGCGGAAGTGGAAGCGCCGGTCCAGGGCGAGCAGGATCAGCACGCCGGCCAGGTTCCACAGCGACTCGTAGAGGAAGGTGGGGTGGAACAGTGTGTCTGCAGGCATGCCTGCAGGAAAGTTGGCGTTGTTGGGGTCGATCTGCAGGCCCCACGGCAGGGTGGTGGGTCCGCCGAAGAGTTCCTGGTTGAAGTAGTTGCCCCACCTGCCGATGGCCTGCGCCAGGAGCAGTCCGGGTGCTGCTGCGTCAACGAAGGCACTCAGCTTGACCCCACTGCGCCGACAGCCGATCCAGGCGCCGACGGCGCCGAGGACGACGGCGCCCCAGATTCCCAGCCCACCCCGCTGGATTTGCGGGATCAGGGAGAGATCACCCGTGCCGTCAAAGCCAGGACCGAAGTATGCGTCCGGCGATGAGACCACGTGGTACAGCCGGCCGCCGATGATCCCAAAGGGAATGGCCCAGATGACGATGTCCCAGACACTGCCTTCAGGGGCACCGCGCTTGGCCCACCGCACGGATGTCAGCCACAGGCCGACGATAATTCCGGCCAGGATGCACAGCGCGTAGGCGTGGATCCGCAGGCTGCCCCACGGCAGGGGGATGTCGAAGCCGGACCAGTCCGGGCTGGGGATGCTCGCCGGAACGAGGGCGGGGGCCGCGGCGGCTGCCTGGAGGAGTGCCTGCATGCCTTAGGCCCCGCTTTCCTGCGTCGCCCCGTTTACCTTCGCCAGGCCGGTGCTGAGGTCCTTGGTGAGGGTGGCCAC
Coding sequences within:
- the gltB gene encoding glutamate synthase large subunit, with the protein product MTQTLNTPSWSEPDQPETALSPFKRFAALPEAAGLYNPEQEKDACGLAIIATLRGEPGYDIVDAALTALRNLEHRGAVGADEGTGDGAGLLMQIPDEFFRAVTEFELPAPGQYVAGTAFLPAEQREANAAKAGIEGLAADEGLKVLGWREVPVVADLVGAMARACMPYFSQPFLASANGEELDRNELDSRAWRIRKRAQNKFGVYFPSLSSRTIVYKGMLTTAQLEPFYPDLSDKRFKTKLAIVHSRFSTNTFPSWPLAQPFRTIAHNGEINTVKGNRNWMRARQSQLANPLLGDSPEELYPICTPGASDSASFDEVAELLWLSGRPITHSIMMMIPEAWENHATMDPARRAFYEYHSLLMEPWDGPAAVSFTDGNLVGATLDRNGLRPGRFWITEDGLIVFASEVGVIDVEPSRVVKKGRVSPGKMFLVDTEAGRIIDDEEVKAEVAAANPWAEWVKDNLIDLNDLPEREHVVHTAASVNIRQRTFGYTTEELKILLGPMARTGAEPLGAMGSDTPVAVLSKRPRLLFDYFVQSFAQVTNPPLDAIREELVTSLTCAIGPNGNLLDTKQVRQPQVQLPFPVINNDQLAKIANIEDADGNRVAMKVRGLYRPEGGENALRARLTEICEQVSGAINRGVQYVVLSDRDSNAQWAPIPSLLLVSAVHHHLLRSANRTKTALVVEAGDVRETHHVAVLIGYGASAVNPYLAMESVEQLIAAGDVTGVTPQDGVYNLIKGLGKGVLKIMSKMGISTVASYTGAQTFEALGLGQELVDEFFAGTHSQLGGVGLDVIAAEVSARHQMAYPDGGIEQPHRPLLGGGEYQWRRDGEPHLFNPETVFRLQHATRERRYDIFKAYTKGVDDQSTNLMTLRGLLKFKNERPSVPLEEVEPVSSIVKRFSTGAMSYGSISQEAHETLAIAMNQLGGKSNTGEGGEDVERLLDPKRRSAVKQIASGRFGVTSLYLTNADDIQIKMAQGAKPGEGGQLMAQKVYPWVARTRHSTPGVGLISPPPHHDIYSIEDLAQLIYDAKRANPSARVHVKLVSEVGIGTVASGVTKAKADVVLVSGHDGGTGASPLNSLKHAGVPWELGLAETQQTLMLNGLRDRVVVQVDGQLKTGRDVVIAALLGGEEFGFATAPLVVEGCIMMRVCHLDTCPVGVATQNPELRARFSGKPEFVVNFFEFLAEEVREILAELGFRSLEEAIGHAEVLDTREAINHWKADGLDLDPILHGLEFDDDAPLRNMTGQNHELDKHFDQRLITMATEALTDRSPVKITVDVINTDRSVGTMLGHVVTKTFGTDVLATDTIDVTLNGTAGQSLGAFLPAGITLRLFGDSNDYVGKGLSGGRIIVRPDRTNVFKAETNVIAGNVIGYGATSGELFLRGQVGERFLVRNSGATAVVEGIGDHGCEYMTGGQTLIIGRTGRNFGAGMSGGTAYVLDLRTTRVNKQALESGELQLRELDAEDRDIVHGLLVKHVEETDSQLAARLLENFDDTAARITKVLPRDYAAVLQTRLDAIEEGLDPDGEEVWSRILEVTGG
- the lgt gene encoding prolipoprotein diacylglyceryl transferase — translated: MQALLQAAAAAPALVPASIPSPDWSGFDIPLPWGSLRIHAYALCILAGIIVGLWLTSVRWAKRGAPEGSVWDIVIWAIPFGIIGGRLYHVVSSPDAYFGPGFDGTGDLSLIPQIQRGGLGIWGAVVLGAVGAWIGCRRSGVKLSAFVDAAAPGLLLAQAIGRWGNYFNQELFGGPTTLPWGLQIDPNNANFPAGMPADTLFHPTFLYESLWNLAGVLILLALDRRFHFRRSRLFWLYAMYYTLGRVWIEAMRIDDAEQISIFGITTRLNVWTSIFVFLAALIAFILLGLKGRPEPDTVYLRGHEPEEAAEAATDSGAGHKVRDTDDVVSDSDSRGNLPDNHSGSRHASDPTEEAAAASEGSKPGTDATTAGHSGSTATGPASEAGTVK